A genomic segment from Nocardia cyriacigeorgica GUH-2 encodes:
- a CDS encoding helix-turn-helix domain-containing protein codes for MDDAGIGARTARARKLARLTQPQLAHKAHVSLSLLRKVEQGSRPASPAFIAAVARTIGVNIEDLTGQPYTPSARDDSAAHATIRELRRRILAFTDEPLGEPTTLDELIAALDRVSEGMRRAKYSDLTSELPDVIHGLHALAADERPGHRLEKIHATLAYAYNRASSLSYRYGYLDLAGLAAERCVWSAERSGDPIWPIAAEYHRALILLYSGAYAGGSKIVDRAYRASEQLPTTPSLLAMRGALHLRGSILSARALDGETANAHLREAHRIGQAITADRFEDYGTQFELPNVAIHSVAVPVELSDGTTAVARAEQIHLPKSVPPSRAGHHWIDVSRAWLLHGDKQRALTSLDQARRIAPELTRNHPQVHETIRVLAHSRRSTDALAKFAKWADVKI; via the coding sequence ATGGACGACGCCGGGATCGGGGCACGCACCGCCAGGGCTCGTAAACTGGCGCGGCTCACGCAACCTCAGCTCGCGCATAAGGCGCACGTGTCTTTGTCGTTGCTACGCAAGGTCGAACAGGGTTCGCGACCGGCCTCGCCCGCATTCATCGCCGCTGTCGCTCGCACGATCGGCGTGAATATCGAGGATTTGACCGGCCAGCCCTACACACCGTCGGCGCGTGACGACAGCGCCGCGCATGCCACCATTCGAGAGCTTCGCCGTAGGATTCTCGCCTTCACGGATGAACCGCTCGGCGAGCCAACCACTTTGGACGAACTCATCGCGGCTCTCGACCGGGTAAGTGAAGGCATGCGCCGGGCGAAGTACAGCGATCTCACCAGTGAGCTACCGGATGTTATTCACGGTCTGCACGCCCTCGCCGCCGATGAACGCCCCGGGCATCGCCTCGAAAAGATCCACGCGACCCTCGCCTATGCCTACAACAGGGCTTCGTCGCTGTCTTATCGGTATGGCTACCTCGACCTCGCCGGACTGGCCGCAGAACGCTGCGTATGGTCCGCCGAACGCAGTGGTGACCCGATATGGCCGATTGCGGCGGAATATCATCGCGCACTGATTCTGCTCTACTCCGGCGCATATGCCGGTGGGTCGAAGATCGTCGACCGGGCCTACCGGGCATCCGAACAACTTCCGACCACCCCCAGCCTGCTCGCGATGCGTGGAGCGCTGCACCTTCGCGGCTCGATCCTGTCGGCGCGTGCACTCGACGGTGAGACCGCAAACGCTCATCTCCGAGAAGCGCATCGAATCGGCCAGGCGATCACCGCCGATCGGTTCGAGGATTACGGAACCCAGTTCGAACTGCCGAATGTCGCGATCCACTCCGTGGCCGTCCCCGTCGAATTATCCGACGGCACAACAGCTGTAGCCCGCGCGGAACAAATCCACCTGCCGAAATCAGTCCCGCCCTCCCGAGCCGGCCACCACTGGATCGACGTATCCCGAGCCTGGCTACTCCACGGCGACAAACAACGCGCCCTGACCAGCCTCGACCAGGCCCGCCGAATCGCTCCCGAACTGACCCGCAATCACCCGCAGGTCCACGAAACCATCCGAGTCCTGGCCCACTCCCGCCGCAGCACCGATGCCCTGGCGAAGTTCGCCAAGTGGGCCGACGTCAAGATCTGA
- a CDS encoding MCE family protein translates to MSERKTPATTVGVVGLVLAVTVALSALQFDRLPFIRSGATFTAFFADAGGLVPGDDVQVAGVRSGQVEDVELDGAKVLVTFTLNESIVLGDKTSAAIKTNTVLGRKSLEVTPDGPGALRVDDTIPLDRTTSPYSLNEALGDLADTVGGLDMDRVDQTLDALSATFADTPEPLRNALDGITALSRTINTRDQALSDLLTRAQNVTKILSDRATQLNALLLDGNELLGELDRRRTAISQLIVYVNGLAQQLSGLVADNEAQLQPALDKLNSVLDLLQRNRDNISQALDGLGPFAAALGEQVGSGPYFQAYVVNATSPGLQILVDSLVWPQNLPESLRGYFDPMPSIGPAIQEPPR, encoded by the coding sequence ATGAGTGAAAGGAAAACGCCCGCAACGACCGTCGGTGTCGTCGGCCTGGTGCTGGCGGTGACCGTGGCGCTGTCGGCGCTGCAGTTCGACCGGTTGCCGTTCATCCGTTCCGGCGCCACCTTCACCGCGTTCTTCGCCGATGCCGGCGGGCTCGTCCCCGGCGACGACGTCCAGGTGGCGGGTGTGCGATCCGGGCAAGTGGAGGACGTCGAACTCGACGGCGCGAAGGTGCTGGTCACCTTCACCCTGAACGAGTCCATCGTGCTGGGCGACAAGACTTCCGCGGCGATCAAGACCAACACCGTGCTCGGTCGCAAATCGCTCGAGGTCACGCCGGACGGCCCGGGCGCGCTGCGCGTCGACGACACCATCCCGCTGGACCGCACCACCTCGCCGTACTCGCTGAACGAGGCGCTCGGAGATCTCGCCGACACCGTCGGCGGCTTGGACATGGACCGGGTCGACCAGACCCTCGACGCGCTCTCGGCGACCTTCGCCGACACACCCGAGCCGCTGCGTAATGCCCTCGACGGCATCACCGCGCTCTCGCGCACGATCAACACCCGCGATCAGGCGCTGTCGGATCTGCTGACCCGCGCGCAGAACGTCACCAAGATCCTGTCCGACCGCGCGACCCAGCTCAACGCGCTGCTGCTGGACGGCAACGAGCTGCTCGGCGAGCTGGACCGGCGGCGCACCGCGATCAGTCAGCTGATCGTCTACGTCAACGGGCTGGCCCAGCAGCTGTCCGGTCTGGTGGCCGACAACGAGGCCCAGCTGCAACCGGCGCTGGACAAGCTGAACTCGGTACTCGACCTGCTCCAGCGCAACCGGGACAACATCTCCCAGGCGCTCGACGGTCTCGGCCCGTTCGCGGCCGCGCTCGGTGAGCAGGTCGGCAGCGGACCGTACTTCCAGGCCTACGTCGTCAACGCGACCAGCCCCGGCTTGCAGATCCTGGTGGATTCGCTGGTCTGGCCGCAGAACCTGCCCGAATCGCTGCGCGGGTACTTCGACCCGATGCCGTCCATCGGACCCGCTATCCAGGAGCCGCCGCGATGA
- a CDS encoding MCE family protein, with amino-acid sequence MVNTKTSGRSSGLAARLRGPLGLKLAGLGLVLFMVAVVTVSMIMFVGGFTQTVAVAVKAPRSGLVLDPDAKVKVRGVEIGRVSDIELGDDGATINLALNPDQLKLVPANAGVDIRSTTVFGAKYVNFTVPEEPSSESLKPGATVAASKVTVEFNTLFQHLSDVLAQVEPEKLNATLAALGTALQGRGEKLGDLLVNSEAYLRDINPSLPTLQRDLATTAQVTNIYADTVGDLLRTVDNAIVTSGTIVDETAGVDALLANLTGLADTAGSVLRENEQPLVTALDLLRPTSELLYEYRPALSCLILGLGKALPLGEAVFGGLQPGVALNASFMYGHPAYTYPEDLPKVNATGGPHCAGTVDREPGSHADYVVTDTSEGAPYAPSTQLTVNAPKVFQILFAGLPGVRQP; translated from the coding sequence ATGGTGAACACGAAAACTTCGGGGCGGTCCTCGGGTCTTGCGGCGCGGCTGCGCGGCCCGCTCGGACTGAAACTGGCCGGGCTCGGGCTCGTGCTGTTCATGGTCGCGGTGGTGACCGTGTCGATGATCATGTTCGTCGGCGGGTTCACCCAGACCGTCGCGGTGGCCGTCAAGGCGCCGCGCAGCGGCCTGGTGCTCGACCCGGACGCGAAGGTCAAGGTGCGCGGCGTCGAGATCGGCCGGGTCTCCGATATCGAGCTCGGCGACGACGGCGCGACCATCAATCTGGCGTTGAACCCGGATCAGCTGAAGCTGGTGCCCGCCAATGCGGGCGTCGATATCCGCTCGACCACGGTGTTCGGCGCCAAGTACGTCAACTTCACCGTGCCCGAGGAGCCGTCGTCGGAGTCGTTGAAGCCCGGTGCGACGGTGGCGGCGAGCAAGGTGACCGTCGAGTTCAACACGCTGTTCCAGCATCTGTCCGATGTGCTGGCCCAGGTCGAGCCGGAAAAGCTCAATGCCACCCTGGCCGCGCTCGGCACCGCGTTGCAGGGCCGTGGTGAGAAGCTCGGCGATCTGCTCGTCAACAGCGAGGCCTACCTGCGCGACATCAATCCGAGCCTGCCGACGCTGCAACGGGATCTGGCCACCACCGCGCAGGTCACCAATATCTACGCCGATACCGTCGGCGATCTGCTGCGCACGGTCGACAACGCGATCGTCACCAGCGGCACCATCGTCGACGAGACCGCGGGGGTGGACGCACTGCTGGCGAATCTGACCGGCCTGGCCGATACCGCGGGCTCGGTCCTGCGCGAGAACGAGCAGCCGCTGGTCACCGCGCTGGATCTGCTGCGGCCGACGAGCGAATTGCTCTACGAGTACCGGCCCGCGCTGTCGTGCCTGATCCTCGGCCTCGGCAAGGCGCTGCCGCTGGGTGAGGCGGTCTTCGGTGGACTCCAGCCGGGCGTCGCGCTCAACGCGAGCTTCATGTACGGCCACCCCGCCTACACCTACCCGGAGGATCTGCCGAAGGTGAATGCCACCGGTGGACCGCATTGCGCGGGCACCGTGGACCGGGAGCCGGGCAGCCACGCGGACTATGTCGTCACCGATACCTCCGAGGGCGCGCCGTACGCGCCGTCGACGCAGCTGACGGTCAACGCGCCCAAGGTTTTCCAGATTCTGTTCGCCGGCCTGCCGGGGGTTCGCCAGCCGTGA
- a CDS encoding MCE family protein, protein MTSRIRRLPRWVFIAAAVLVAALAVFAGYTALNRIGKTNITAYFTSTSGLYAGDDVRVLGVKVGSIDSIEPSADQVKVEMTIDRGIDLPADSRAVIIAPSLVSARFIQIAPAYTEGPKLEDGATIGIERTAVPVEWDDIKAELSKLATALGPVGEDQQGSFGRFVDTAAENLDGNGDRFRETLRELSATLTTLSDGRTDLFGTIRNLQHFVEVLSASNEQIVQFGGRLASVSSVLAGVSNDLGAGLDNLDIAVADVKRFLDSSGAELTEGVLKLADATQILVDKRPELEQVLHSGPTALVNFYQIYKPAQGTLTGAIGLNNAADPLSFLCGSVQARDGYNSDQSAALCAEFLAPVLKSLAMNYPPLLANPATGVTAFPDQLVFSPESLAGTQQTHAPAPAPARGAAPVTVPSGIAGLAIPGLPAPPAPGGGR, encoded by the coding sequence ATGACATCGAGAATTCGCCGTCTGCCCCGATGGGTGTTCATCGCCGCCGCGGTGCTGGTCGCCGCGCTGGCGGTGTTCGCCGGCTACACCGCGCTGAACCGGATCGGCAAGACGAACATCACCGCCTACTTCACCTCCACCAGCGGCCTCTACGCCGGTGACGACGTGCGGGTGCTCGGGGTCAAGGTCGGCAGCATCGACTCGATCGAACCGAGCGCCGATCAGGTGAAGGTCGAGATGACCATCGACCGCGGCATCGACCTGCCCGCCGACTCTCGCGCGGTGATCATCGCGCCGTCGCTGGTCTCGGCCCGCTTCATCCAGATCGCCCCCGCCTACACCGAGGGCCCGAAGCTGGAAGACGGTGCGACGATCGGCATCGAACGCACCGCCGTCCCGGTCGAGTGGGATGACATCAAGGCCGAATTGTCCAAGCTGGCAACGGCTCTGGGCCCGGTCGGCGAGGACCAGCAGGGTTCGTTCGGCCGCTTCGTCGACACCGCCGCCGAGAACCTCGACGGCAACGGCGACCGGTTCCGGGAAACGCTGCGGGAGCTGTCGGCGACGCTGACCACGCTCTCCGATGGCCGCACCGACCTGTTCGGCACCATCCGCAACCTGCAGCATTTCGTCGAGGTGCTCTCGGCGAGCAATGAGCAGATCGTGCAGTTCGGCGGCAGGCTCGCGTCGGTCTCGTCGGTGCTGGCGGGTGTGTCCAATGATCTCGGCGCGGGCCTGGACAACCTGGATATCGCCGTCGCCGACGTCAAACGCTTCCTCGACAGCAGCGGCGCCGAGCTCACCGAGGGCGTGCTGAAGCTCGCCGACGCCACCCAGATCCTGGTCGACAAGCGGCCGGAGCTGGAACAGGTGCTGCACTCCGGCCCGACCGCGCTGGTGAACTTCTATCAGATCTACAAGCCCGCACAGGGCACGCTGACCGGTGCCATCGGGTTGAACAACGCCGCGGACCCGCTCAGCTTCCTGTGTGGATCGGTGCAGGCGCGCGACGGCTACAACTCCGATCAGAGTGCGGCCCTGTGCGCGGAGTTCCTGGCGCCGGTGCTGAAGTCGCTGGCGATGAACTACCCACCGCTGCTGGCCAATCCGGCCACCGGTGTCACCGCGTTCCCGGACCAGTTGGTGTTCAGCCCGGAATCGCTGGCGGGTACCCAGCAGACCCATGCTCCGGCTCCGGCTCCGGCTCGCGGTGCCGCGCCGGTGACGGTGCCGAGCGGGATCGCCGGGCTTGCCATTCCGGGATTGCCCGCGCCGCCGGCGCCGGGAGGAGGGCGATGA
- a CDS encoding MlaE family ABC transporter permease, with the protein MAFVIQSKFPRTVRRVRRMSNSMDELGKQAVFYGRAIGSMPKALVHYRTETIRLIAEISMGTGALAVIGGTVVIVGFLTLFTGGTIAVQGYSSLGNIGVEALTGFFAAFINVRIAAPVISGIGLAATIGAGSTAQLGAMRVAEEIDALESMGIRPVPYLVGTRVLAGMIAIIPLYSLAVIASFVASRFATVVIYGQSAGVYDHYFSTFLIPSDILWSFVQAILMAVAVMMIHTYYGFHAAGGPVGVGVAVGNAVRASLVAVVTVTLLVSLAIYGTSGNFNLSG; encoded by the coding sequence ATGGCCTTCGTAATCCAGTCCAAGTTTCCGCGCACGGTGCGCCGGGTCCGCCGGATGTCGAACTCGATGGATGAGCTCGGCAAACAGGCGGTCTTCTACGGTCGCGCGATCGGTTCTATGCCGAAGGCGCTGGTGCACTACCGTACCGAGACCATCCGGCTCATCGCCGAGATCAGCATGGGCACCGGCGCGCTCGCCGTCATCGGCGGCACCGTGGTGATCGTCGGGTTCCTGACGCTGTTCACCGGCGGCACCATCGCCGTGCAGGGCTACAGCTCGCTCGGCAATATCGGCGTCGAGGCGCTCACCGGCTTCTTCGCCGCCTTCATCAATGTGCGCATCGCGGCGCCGGTGATCTCCGGTATCGGCCTGGCCGCCACCATCGGCGCCGGTTCGACCGCGCAGCTGGGTGCGATGCGGGTGGCCGAGGAGATCGACGCGCTCGAATCGATGGGTATCCGGCCGGTGCCGTATCTGGTGGGCACGCGGGTGCTGGCCGGGATGATCGCGATCATCCCGCTGTACTCACTCGCGGTGATCGCCTCGTTCGTCGCCAGCCGGTTCGCGACGGTGGTGATCTACGGGCAGTCCGCCGGCGTCTACGACCACTACTTCTCCACCTTCTTGATCCCCAGCGACATCCTGTGGTCGTTCGTGCAGGCGATCTTGATGGCGGTCGCGGTGATGATGATCCACACCTACTACGGCTTCCACGCCGCGGGCGGTCCGGTGGGCGTCGGCGTCGCGGTGGGTAATGCGGTGCGCGCCTCCCTGGTCGCGGTGGTCACGGTGACGCTGCTGGTCTCGCTGGCCATCTACGGCACTTCCGGCAACTTCAACCTCTCCGGATAG
- a CDS encoding MCE family protein, which produces MTLTKFVKIQLAIFSVLTVIGLVVMGGTYIGVPAMLGIGRYKVTVQLEATGGLYQQANVAYRGTNVGKVTEVRLTPEGVEADLSIDSDYKIPGDSEAWVRSVSAIGEQYVDLVPPQDSGDGNLYDGSVIPVERTQLPQDVGALLDQTDRLLSSVADTRLRQVIDEAFRAFNGAGPDLQRFIDSAALLVQEAKDSAEPTKQLIEQIGPLLDTQVRSEDAIRSWTADLATVTDQLREHDPALRNILRDGPGALETVTNQFDSLRPTLPLLLANLVSLGQVAVTYNAGVEQILVVYPPLVAALLTSIRGPLEYGAMVDFMTTLNDPPPCTTGFLPPDQRRSPADFTPVDTPSGLYCKVPHDSPVAVRGIRNTPCAEFPGRRAPSPELCRTGYVPEGNNPPFGPPQPVAPASAPLVPGVAPASAPASVGSGAMTTPAAARSYDPATGVYLGTDGRTYRQGNIEPGGSGTVPSSWQAMFEEQQR; this is translated from the coding sequence GTGACGCTCACCAAATTCGTCAAGATCCAGCTCGCGATCTTCTCCGTACTCACCGTGATCGGCCTGGTCGTCATGGGCGGCACCTACATCGGTGTGCCCGCGATGCTCGGGATCGGCCGGTACAAGGTCACCGTGCAGCTCGAGGCGACCGGCGGGCTGTATCAGCAGGCCAACGTCGCCTACCGCGGCACGAACGTGGGCAAGGTGACCGAGGTCCGGCTGACACCCGAAGGGGTGGAGGCGGACCTGTCCATCGACAGCGACTACAAGATCCCCGGCGACTCCGAGGCCTGGGTGCGCAGCGTGTCGGCGATCGGCGAACAGTACGTCGACCTGGTGCCGCCGCAGGATTCCGGCGACGGAAACCTCTACGACGGCAGCGTCATCCCGGTGGAGCGGACCCAGCTGCCGCAGGACGTCGGCGCGCTGCTCGACCAGACCGACCGGCTGCTGTCCAGTGTCGCGGACACCCGGCTGCGTCAGGTGATCGACGAGGCGTTCCGCGCGTTCAACGGCGCCGGCCCCGACCTGCAACGGTTCATCGACTCCGCGGCTCTGCTGGTGCAGGAGGCCAAGGACAGTGCCGAGCCGACGAAGCAGTTGATCGAACAGATCGGCCCGCTGCTCGACACCCAGGTCCGCTCCGAGGACGCCATCCGCTCCTGGACCGCCGACCTGGCGACGGTGACCGATCAACTGCGCGAACACGATCCGGCCCTGCGCAATATCCTGCGCGATGGTCCCGGGGCGCTGGAGACCGTCACCAACCAGTTCGACTCGCTGCGCCCCACCCTGCCGCTCCTGCTGGCCAATCTGGTGAGCCTGGGCCAGGTCGCGGTCACCTACAACGCCGGAGTCGAACAGATCCTGGTGGTGTATCCGCCGCTGGTTGCGGCGCTGCTGACCTCGATCCGCGGGCCGCTGGAATACGGCGCCATGGTCGACTTCATGACTACCCTCAACGACCCGCCGCCGTGCACCACCGGATTCCTGCCGCCGGATCAGCGGCGCTCGCCCGCCGATTTCACCCCGGTGGACACCCCGTCCGGCCTGTACTGCAAGGTCCCGCACGATTCGCCGGTCGCGGTGCGCGGTATCCGCAACACCCCCTGCGCGGAGTTCCCCGGCCGCCGGGCGCCCTCGCCGGAGCTGTGCCGTACCGGCTACGTTCCGGAAGGCAACAACCCGCCCTTCGGCCCGCCGCAGCCCGTCGCCCCGGCCTCCGCGCCGCTGGTGCCGGGCGTGGCACCGGCCAGTGCGCCCGCGTCGGTCGGATCCGGCGCAATGACCACGCCGGCGGCGGCCAGGTCCTACGATCCGGCCACGGGCGTCTATCTCGGCACCGATGGGCGCACCTACCGGCAGGGAAATATCGAACCCGGCGGATCGGGAACGGTTCCGTCGAGTTGGCAAGCGATGTTCGAGGAGCAGCAACGATGA
- a CDS encoding MCE family protein, which produces MRRTAAVAVGLTLALGVTGCQWDGLNSLPMPGNEGTGEGAYQVRIQMPNVTTLTRNSPVRVDDVAVGTVTGIEVEGWHALVTVSLNPDVVLPANAVAKIGQTSLLGSNHVELAPPPDQEPQGRLSDGDVIPLDRAGAYPTTEQVLSSLSVVLNGGGISQLETITRELNAAFVGNEDEIRDLLPQLNDLTTNLQAQTNDIIAAMAGLDRLGGQLNQQKDLVGAAIEQIHPALTVLADRRENITNTLVALGDLSDVTQRIIDNAGDNLKANLAALGPVLQTLADTGNNLTEALKIALTFPFPMKNLGNAIKGDYLNLFMTVDMTGKRLDSNFLTGTPLGGRFGGVEGVLGTFAPETAVQQGNPLAVPGQPPTGQPGAQAPTIPGLPPIPGLPAIPGLTVPLPGAAAPAPAPEGGQGR; this is translated from the coding sequence ATGCGCCGCACCGCGGCCGTCGCGGTCGGACTCACCCTGGCGCTCGGCGTCACCGGGTGTCAGTGGGACGGGCTGAACTCGCTACCGATGCCCGGTAACGAGGGCACCGGCGAGGGCGCGTATCAGGTGCGGATTCAGATGCCGAATGTCACCACGCTGACCCGTAATTCGCCGGTCCGCGTCGATGACGTCGCGGTCGGCACCGTCACCGGGATCGAGGTGGAGGGCTGGCACGCGCTGGTCACCGTCTCGCTCAATCCCGATGTGGTGCTGCCCGCCAACGCGGTCGCCAAGATCGGGCAGACCAGTCTGCTCGGCAGCAATCACGTGGAGCTCGCGCCGCCGCCGGATCAGGAGCCGCAGGGCCGGTTGAGCGACGGCGATGTGATCCCGCTGGACCGGGCCGGGGCCTACCCGACCACCGAGCAGGTGCTGTCGTCGCTGTCGGTGGTACTCAACGGCGGCGGCATCTCGCAGCTGGAGACCATCACCCGGGAACTCAACGCGGCCTTCGTCGGCAACGAAGACGAGATCCGTGACCTGCTGCCGCAACTCAACGACCTGACCACCAACCTGCAAGCGCAGACCAACGACATCATCGCCGCGATGGCCGGGCTGGACCGGCTCGGCGGTCAGCTGAATCAACAGAAGGACCTGGTGGGCGCGGCTATCGAGCAGATCCACCCGGCGCTGACGGTGCTGGCCGATCGGCGGGAGAACATCACCAACACCCTCGTCGCGCTCGGCGACCTCAGCGACGTCACCCAGCGGATCATCGACAACGCCGGCGACAACCTGAAGGCCAATCTCGCCGCGCTCGGCCCGGTACTGCAAACCCTGGCCGATACCGGCAACAACCTCACCGAGGCGTTGAAGATCGCGCTCACCTTCCCGTTCCCGATGAAGAACCTCGGCAACGCGATCAAGGGCGACTACCTCAACCTCTTCATGACCGTCGATATGACCGGGAAGCGGCTGGATTCCAACTTCCTCACCGGCACCCCGCTGGGCGGGCGGTTCGGTGGTGTCGAGGGCGTGCTCGGCACATTCGCGCCGGAAACAGCTGTGCAGCAAGGTAATCCGCTGGCCGTGCCGGGGCAGCCGCCGACCGGGCAGCCCGGCGCGCAGGCGCCCACAATCCCCGGGCTGCCGCCGATTCCGGGCCTGCCCGCCATTCCCGGGCTGACCGTGCCGCTGCCCGGCGCGGCCGCACCGGCACCCGCGCCGGAAGGGGGTCAGGGGCGGTGA
- a CDS encoding IS256 family transposase, with the protein MLVDRARTDGLQLTGEGGLLQQLTKRVLESALEGEVTDHLGYDKHDPAGRSSGNSRNGTRSKTVTTDIGPVRVKVPRDTAGTFEPQIVRKRQRRLSGVDEMVLSLSAKGLTHGEISAHLAEVYGAEVSRQTISVITDKVIEGMAEWQNRPLDPVYPVVFVDAINVKIRDGQVANRPIYVAMAVTVEGHRDILGIWAGDGGEGAKYWLHVFTELKNRGVADVLMLVCDGLKGLPEAVEAVWPKTVVQTCIIHLLRNSFRYASRQDWDKIAKALKPVYTAATEDAASERFLEFSEAWGGKYPAIVKLWSDAWAEFVPFLAFDVEIRKVICSTNAIESVNARIRKAVRARGHFPNETAALKCVYMALMSLDPTGKGRKRWTMRWKAPLNAFQIAFEGRMTPTS; encoded by the coding sequence ATGCTGGTCGATCGGGCTCGCACCGACGGCCTGCAATTGACCGGTGAGGGCGGGCTGCTGCAGCAGCTGACCAAGCGGGTGCTCGAGTCCGCGCTCGAGGGCGAGGTCACCGACCATCTCGGCTACGACAAGCACGATCCCGCCGGCCGTAGCAGCGGTAACAGCCGTAACGGGACGAGGTCGAAGACGGTGACCACCGACATCGGGCCTGTGCGGGTGAAGGTGCCGCGTGATACTGCCGGCACGTTCGAGCCGCAGATCGTGCGCAAACGGCAGCGCCGGTTGTCGGGGGTGGACGAGATGGTGTTGTCGTTGTCGGCCAAGGGCCTGACCCACGGTGAGATCAGCGCGCACCTGGCCGAGGTCTACGGTGCCGAGGTGTCGCGGCAGACGATCTCGGTCATCACCGACAAGGTGATCGAGGGGATGGCCGAATGGCAGAACCGGCCGCTGGACCCGGTGTATCCCGTCGTGTTCGTGGACGCTATCAATGTGAAGATCCGCGACGGCCAGGTCGCGAACCGGCCCATCTATGTGGCGATGGCGGTCACCGTCGAGGGACATCGCGACATCCTCGGAATCTGGGCCGGCGACGGCGGTGAAGGCGCCAAGTACTGGCTGCACGTGTTCACCGAGCTGAAGAACCGCGGCGTGGCCGACGTGCTGATGCTCGTCTGTGACGGCCTCAAAGGGCTACCAGAGGCAGTGGAGGCGGTCTGGCCGAAGACCGTCGTGCAAACCTGCATCATTCACCTGCTGCGCAATAGTTTCCGCTACGCCAGCCGTCAGGACTGGGACAAGATCGCCAAAGCGTTGAAACCGGTCTACACCGCAGCGACCGAGGACGCGGCCAGCGAGCGGTTCCTCGAGTTCTCCGAGGCTTGGGGCGGCAAGTATCCCGCGATCGTGAAGCTCTGGTCCGATGCGTGGGCCGAATTCGTGCCGTTCCTGGCCTTCGACGTCGAGATCCGCAAGGTCATCTGCTCGACGAACGCGATCGAGTCGGTCAACGCCCGCATCCGCAAAGCCGTCCGCGCCCGAGGACATTTCCCGAACGAGACCGCCGCGCTGAAGTGCGTCTACATGGCATTGATGAGTCTCGATCCGACCGGCAAGGGCCGAAAACGATGGACCATGCGCTGGAAGGCCCCGCTGAACGCCTTCCAGATCGCCTTCGAAGGCCGCATGACCCCCACCAGCTGA
- a CDS encoding MCE family protein: MRNTATKVKLGIFTLVMTLIFTGLVIVFSEVRFARENGYNAVFTSASGMLPGDKVRIAGVPVGSVTSVEVGKDHLAHVEFDVDRKFKLYSSTRATIRYENLVGDRYLELLEGPGSIDILPEGSTIGLDRTAPALDLDMLLGGFKPLLRGLDPAQVNDLTNALLQVFQGQGGTLVSLLNSGGSFAKTLADRDALIGSVIDNLNAVLATIDERDEQFTTTINELQRLVSGLAADRDPIGAALPRIAGATGDLTDLLAQARPDLKNTVQQIDRVATNVNNGSDTVQWVLERLPETYKQLIRIGSYGSFLQLYVCETNFLVDGPDGKPMSVVFPGGQDTGRCASE, encoded by the coding sequence GTGAGGAATACCGCAACGAAAGTCAAGCTGGGCATCTTCACCCTGGTGATGACGCTGATCTTCACCGGCCTGGTGATCGTGTTCAGTGAGGTGCGTTTCGCCAGGGAAAACGGCTACAACGCCGTATTCACCAGTGCCTCGGGCATGCTGCCCGGCGACAAGGTGCGCATCGCGGGCGTCCCGGTGGGTTCGGTGACATCGGTGGAGGTCGGCAAGGACCATCTGGCCCACGTCGAGTTCGACGTCGACCGGAAGTTCAAGCTGTACAGCAGCACTCGCGCCACCATCCGGTACGAGAACCTGGTGGGCGACCGCTACCTGGAACTGCTCGAGGGTCCGGGCTCGATCGATATCCTGCCCGAAGGCAGCACCATCGGCCTGGACCGGACCGCACCGGCGCTCGATCTGGACATGCTGCTCGGCGGGTTCAAACCGCTGCTGCGCGGCCTCGACCCCGCACAGGTCAACGATCTGACCAACGCGTTGCTGCAGGTCTTCCAAGGCCAGGGCGGGACGCTGGTGTCGCTGCTCAACAGCGGCGGCTCCTTTGCCAAAACACTGGCCGACCGCGACGCGCTCATCGGCAGCGTGATCGACAACCTCAATGCCGTGCTGGCCACCATCGACGAGCGCGATGAGCAGTTCACCACCACGATCAACGAATTGCAGCGGCTGGTCAGCGGATTGGCCGCCGACCGCGACCCGATCGGCGCGGCGCTGCCCCGGATCGCGGGCGCCACCGGTGATCTCACCGATCTACTTGCGCAGGCGCGGCCGGACCTGAAGAACACCGTCCAGCAGATCGACCGGGTCGCCACCAATGTCAACAACGGTTCCGACACCGTGCAGTGGGTGCTGGAGCGGCTGCCCGAGACCTATAAGCAGTTGATCCGCATCGGCTCGTACGGGTCGTTCCTCCAGCTGTATGTCTGCGAGACCAACTTCCTCGTCGACGGTCCGGACGGCAAGCCCATGAGCGTGGTCTTCCCCGGTGGGCAAGATACCGGAAGGTGTGCGAGCGAATGA